In Parasphingorhabdus halotolerans, a single window of DNA contains:
- the radC gene encoding RadC family protein has product MAEPGGLNGATEHHGKGHRARLRQRLLNGRGDALLDHELIEYLLALAIPRRDTKPLAKQLVEEFGGLPGLLTADGETLKNVKGMGETSAAAIKIVQVAALRLLSEPVRDQPILTSWQALLDYLRADMAHLVHERVRVLHLNTKNQLIRDELVSEGSIDQAAIYTREVIRRALELGSAAIILVHNHPSGDSSPSRQDIAVTKDICDAGRKLGIAVHDHIIIGKDGHTSFRSKGLM; this is encoded by the coding sequence ATGGCGGAACCCGGGGGCCTCAATGGAGCGACAGAACATCATGGCAAAGGCCATCGTGCTCGCCTGCGGCAGCGATTGCTGAATGGCCGGGGTGATGCCCTGCTGGACCATGAACTGATCGAATATCTTCTCGCGCTTGCCATTCCACGCCGCGACACCAAGCCACTTGCAAAACAATTAGTCGAGGAATTCGGCGGGTTGCCGGGCCTGCTGACCGCTGATGGCGAAACCCTCAAGAATGTTAAAGGCATGGGTGAAACCAGCGCAGCCGCAATAAAAATCGTCCAGGTTGCAGCGCTCAGATTGCTTTCCGAGCCTGTCCGCGATCAGCCGATTTTGACAAGCTGGCAAGCGCTGCTCGATTATCTGCGCGCCGATATGGCTCATCTTGTCCACGAACGGGTGCGGGTGTTGCACTTGAACACCAAAAACCAGCTGATCCGGGATGAGCTTGTCAGCGAAGGGTCGATTGATCAAGCCGCCATCTACACCCGCGAGGTTATCCGACGCGCTTTGGAGCTGGGTTCCGCTGCGATCATATTGGTCCATAACCACCCCAGCGGTGATAGCTCACCCAGCCGACAGGATATCGCAGTCACCAAAGATATTTGCGATGCCGGGCGCAAACTGGGCATCGCAGTGCATGATCATATCATCATTGGCAAAGATGGGCATACGAGTTTTCGATCAAAGGGTCTGATGTAG
- a CDS encoding FAD-dependent oxidoreductase gives MTTNAAAVQPTLQEERLSPFFRITMRVWVKTYRSIISLINPFFDLLVRLLVTQAIFRSGIVKLSDWDTALNLARLEYPVSWMAPGTAAVIGVLIEVIAPILLLFGLFTRGAALAILSLLAISQIEYLAVDLNLWLIAILGWYVLRGAGAFSFDRALAAGLGGSALPFARSVTLFCQFLTEKLAPLWFLAIRLWLAATLLIAVAMISAGGSEVFLPIKSFAGIHPGLAVILAVLLIAGFLVPVSSILLIVALSTLAVMGLHPDLTLYPMLLFGFLFIFGGGFMAIDSVISRWLETNILFDRKYDDVPDHWPHIVVVGAGFGGLACVNKLKNLPVRITLIDRHNYHLFQPLLYQIATAALSPADVATPIRGLFRSDGNVRVVLGQVSGVDSNAKTLTYGQNQVEYDYLVLATGASHSYFGKDEWAPFAPGLKTIEDGVSVRAHVLGAFERAESTNDTERVKRLLTFVIVGAGPTGVELAGAIAELAHQGLKDEFSRINPAEAEIILVQSGDRILPAFPEELSAHAAKSLENLGVDIRLNSRVTNITSDHVNIGDDQEIATETVLWAAGVVASPAGKWLDAETDRAGRVAVDEHLRVKGYQNVFAIGDTAGSNGWNGDPVPGLAPAAKQAGAYVASYIEAQLVTGPQLKPFAYRHQGSLATIGRKSAVADFGFMKLHGAIAWWLWGAVHVGFLSGTRNRISVLVNWIWSYFTLQLGIRLITGRDSGA, from the coding sequence ATGACGACCAACGCAGCGGCGGTGCAACCAACATTACAGGAAGAGAGGCTCTCGCCATTTTTCCGTATCACGATGCGGGTTTGGGTGAAGACTTATCGCTCGATCATATCCCTGATCAATCCATTTTTCGATCTGCTCGTACGCTTGCTCGTTACCCAGGCAATTTTCCGGTCTGGTATCGTAAAATTATCTGATTGGGATACGGCACTGAATTTGGCGCGGCTTGAATATCCGGTCAGCTGGATGGCTCCCGGGACTGCCGCAGTGATTGGGGTACTCATTGAAGTGATCGCACCGATATTGCTGCTTTTTGGACTCTTCACGCGCGGTGCCGCGCTGGCCATTTTGTCGCTGCTAGCGATCAGCCAGATCGAATATCTTGCGGTTGATCTTAATCTTTGGTTGATCGCCATCCTTGGCTGGTACGTGCTGCGCGGGGCAGGCGCGTTTTCCTTTGATCGTGCCTTGGCGGCGGGATTGGGCGGCAGTGCTTTGCCCTTTGCCCGGTCAGTCACGTTATTTTGCCAGTTTTTGACAGAGAAGCTGGCTCCCTTGTGGTTTCTCGCTATCCGCCTGTGGCTGGCTGCTACCCTACTCATTGCTGTCGCTATGATCAGTGCAGGCGGGTCGGAAGTGTTCCTCCCGATCAAAAGCTTTGCTGGCATTCATCCGGGACTTGCTGTGATTTTGGCTGTGCTTTTGATCGCCGGATTTCTCGTTCCGGTTTCCAGCATATTGCTGATCGTTGCGCTCAGTACATTGGCAGTCATGGGGTTGCACCCCGATTTGACATTATATCCGATGCTGCTTTTTGGTTTTCTGTTCATCTTCGGCGGAGGCTTTATGGCCATTGATAGCGTTATATCGCGTTGGCTGGAAACCAATATATTATTTGACCGCAAATATGATGATGTTCCTGATCATTGGCCACATATTGTGGTTGTCGGCGCAGGTTTTGGTGGTCTGGCTTGCGTCAATAAGCTCAAAAACCTGCCAGTGCGGATCACCCTGATTGACCGGCATAATTATCACCTTTTTCAACCGTTGTTGTATCAAATCGCGACCGCCGCATTATCGCCAGCCGATGTTGCGACTCCAATCCGGGGGTTGTTTCGCAGCGACGGCAATGTCCGCGTTGTTCTGGGACAAGTGAGCGGCGTTGACAGCAACGCAAAAACGCTGACCTATGGACAAAACCAAGTAGAATATGACTATCTCGTTCTGGCGACTGGTGCATCGCACAGTTATTTTGGCAAAGACGAATGGGCACCGTTTGCTCCTGGACTGAAGACCATCGAAGACGGTGTTTCTGTCCGCGCGCATGTGTTGGGGGCTTTTGAAAGAGCGGAGTCGACGAACGACACCGAGCGGGTAAAGCGGCTTTTGACCTTTGTAATTGTCGGTGCCGGGCCGACCGGAGTAGAATTGGCTGGCGCAATAGCGGAACTGGCGCACCAAGGCTTGAAGGATGAATTCAGTCGGATCAATCCGGCTGAGGCAGAGATAATATTGGTGCAATCGGGGGATCGCATTTTACCCGCGTTCCCGGAAGAATTGTCAGCTCATGCGGCAAAATCGCTGGAAAATCTGGGTGTCGATATTCGGCTGAATTCGCGCGTTACCAACATAACCAGCGATCATGTAAACATCGGCGATGATCAGGAAATCGCGACAGAAACTGTGCTGTGGGCGGCTGGTGTCGTCGCCTCTCCCGCCGGAAAATGGCTCGATGCCGAAACCGACCGGGCTGGGCGGGTTGCTGTGGACGAACATTTGCGCGTCAAAGGCTATCAGAATGTTTTTGCGATTGGCGATACAGCGGGCAGTAATGGCTGGAACGGCGATCCGGTACCGGGCCTCGCTCCCGCGGCAAAACAAGCCGGTGCTTATGTCGCTAGTTATATCGAGGCACAGTTGGTTACAGGCCCGCAGTTGAAGCCATTTGCCTATAGGCACCAAGGCAGCCTCGCCACCATCGGGCGCAAAAGTGCAGTGGCTGATTTCGGTTTCATGAAATTGCATGGTGCAATAGCCTGGTGGTTATGGGGTGCGGTGCACGTCGGTTTTCTCTCCGGCACACGCAACCGGATTTCAGTGCTGGTCAACTGGATATGGTCGTATTTTACGCTGCAACTTGGCATAAGGTTGATCACTGGCAGGGACAGCGGAGCCTGA